In Rhodoferax koreense, a genomic segment contains:
- a CDS encoding ketopantoate reductase family protein: protein MKIAILGAGAMGSLFGGLLAESGQDVTLLDINDAHLQAIRATGLRLETDSGNRLVSGLSACRPEQASIQPDLLLVFTKSLSTAAALAGTAGLIGPRTLLLTLQNGLGNVEAVSRFVAREQVLIGMTTWPADLVGPGHVHSHGLGVIRIMAADQREREDVKQVAAILSAAGLCCTADQAVWKAIWEKVAFNAALNTLCAVTGCTVDQLGAAPEGMALASAIIGEVVAVAQAEGIDADAAHCRETVAHAIAHHVGHEPSMLQDVLAGRATEVGAINGAVVEKGRHHRVATPHTQTLLMLVRLMEAKAQATRV from the coding sequence ATGAAAATTGCCATCCTCGGCGCGGGCGCGATGGGCTCTTTGTTCGGCGGCCTGCTCGCGGAGAGCGGCCAGGACGTGACCCTGCTCGACATCAACGATGCGCACCTCCAGGCCATCCGGGCCACAGGCCTGCGGCTGGAAACCGACAGCGGGAACCGCTTGGTCAGCGGCCTCAGCGCCTGCCGGCCCGAGCAGGCCAGTATTCAGCCCGACTTGCTGCTGGTGTTCACCAAGAGCCTGAGCACGGCCGCCGCGCTGGCGGGCACCGCCGGCCTCATCGGTCCGCGGACGCTGCTGTTGACGTTGCAGAACGGTCTGGGCAATGTCGAGGCGGTGTCCCGGTTCGTGGCGAGGGAGCAAGTCCTCATCGGCATGACGACCTGGCCCGCCGATCTGGTCGGCCCCGGACACGTGCATTCGCACGGGCTCGGTGTGATCCGCATCATGGCGGCCGACCAGCGCGAGCGCGAAGACGTGAAGCAGGTCGCCGCAATCCTCTCGGCCGCGGGCCTGTGTTGCACGGCCGACCAGGCGGTATGGAAAGCGATCTGGGAAAAGGTAGCCTTCAACGCCGCGCTGAACACGCTGTGCGCTGTGACCGGCTGCACGGTGGACCAGCTCGGTGCCGCACCTGAGGGCATGGCGCTGGCCTCGGCGATCATCGGCGAGGTGGTGGCCGTCGCGCAGGCCGAAGGCATTGACGCGGACGCCGCGCACTGCCGCGAGACGGTCGCGCATGCCATCGCGCACCACGTGGGCCACGAGCCGTCGATGCTGCAGGATGTGCTGGCGGGCCGGGCAACCGAAGTCGGTGCGATCAATGGAGCGGTGGTGGAAAAAGGCCGGCATCACCGCGTTGCCACCCCGCACACCCAAACCCTGCTGATGCTGGTTCGCCTGATGGAGGCCAAGGCCCAAGCCACGCGCGTCTGA
- a CDS encoding alpha-hydroxy acid oxidase, with protein MLLNTEDFRRAARSALPRFVFDYIEGHADDGHCIRRNHADLAAVELTPRVLRDTTRVDTSIEVFGQRWAAPFGIAPTGLNGLVRPGGDLILAQAAAKAGIPFCLSTASNMRLEAVRDGAADSQQWMQLYVMHREMAGQIVERAKRAGYQALVLTVDVPVSGKRELDLRNGFRMPFKPTARLAWDLVTHPTWSLRMALQGQPDFANLTPSGDALGSASLQAALLARAMDRSLVWDSLRWLRQLWDGPLLLKGVLHAADARLALAHGVDGLIVSNHGGRQNDASPSAISALPRVVDAVGGKIPVFMDSGIRRGGDIAKALSLGATAAFVGRPTLYALAAQGAPGVRSVIEVLKEDLVRNMTLLGATRIDGLRDLASDPRPQAPADATPQIHYQARA; from the coding sequence ATGCTGCTCAACACCGAAGACTTCCGGCGCGCCGCGCGCTCGGCCCTGCCCCGCTTCGTCTTCGATTACATCGAAGGCCATGCGGATGACGGCCACTGCATCAGAAGAAACCACGCCGATCTGGCCGCTGTGGAACTCACGCCCAGGGTCTTGCGCGACACCACCCGCGTCGATACGTCCATCGAGGTCTTCGGCCAAAGATGGGCCGCGCCATTCGGCATCGCACCGACCGGTCTCAACGGCCTGGTGCGACCGGGCGGCGACCTGATCCTGGCGCAAGCGGCGGCAAAGGCCGGCATTCCGTTTTGCCTGTCGACGGCCTCGAACATGCGCCTGGAAGCGGTACGGGACGGTGCGGCCGACAGCCAGCAATGGATGCAGCTCTACGTCATGCACCGCGAAATGGCTGGGCAAATCGTCGAAAGAGCCAAACGCGCAGGCTACCAGGCGCTGGTGCTGACGGTGGACGTGCCTGTGAGTGGCAAACGTGAACTGGACCTGCGCAACGGCTTCAGGATGCCGTTCAAACCGACGGCCAGACTGGCCTGGGACCTGGTGACACATCCCACCTGGTCGTTGAGGATGGCACTGCAGGGTCAGCCCGATTTCGCCAACCTCACGCCGAGCGGCGACGCCCTGGGCTCCGCGAGCCTGCAAGCGGCCCTGCTGGCCCGCGCCATGGACCGCTCATTGGTGTGGGACAGCTTGCGCTGGCTGCGCCAGCTCTGGGATGGCCCGCTGCTGCTCAAGGGTGTGCTGCATGCGGCCGATGCACGGCTGGCGCTGGCGCATGGTGTGGACGGATTGATCGTGTCCAACCACGGCGGGCGGCAGAACGATGCTTCGCCGTCCGCCATCTCCGCTTTGCCGCGCGTGGTCGATGCGGTGGGCGGGAAAATCCCGGTCTTCATGGACAGCGGCATCCGGCGCGGCGGCGACATCGCCAAGGCACTGTCCCTGGGGGCGACGGCTGCCTTCGTCGGCAGGCCGACGCTGTATGCCTTGGCCGCCCAGGGTGCGCCGGGCGTGCGGTCCGTCATCGAGGTGCTGAAGGAAGACTTGGTGCGGAACATGACCTTGCTTGGCGCAACCCGCATTGATGGGCTGCGCGACTTGGCATCCGATCCTCGGCCCCAGGCACCAGCCGACGCCACACCACAAATTCATTACCAGGCCAGGGCTTGA
- a CDS encoding DUF924 family protein, protein MPQTLETDPSPGVRQILNFWLGDAVATGWPSDPAICRRWWKSSPALDAQIAARFGPRVHQALDDGLPCWEAKPLARLALVLLLDQFTRNVFRGQARAFAGDARAQALSLDALDRGLDATLPLAGRLFLAMPLMHAEGLAMQERSVAYFQALAEQAPPAQHQAVAQSAASAREHRDIVARFGRFPHRNAVLGREDTPEEAAFLRHGPRFGQ, encoded by the coding sequence ATGCCCCAAACCCTGGAAACCGACCCCTCGCCTGGCGTCCGCCAGATCCTGAACTTCTGGCTCGGCGACGCCGTCGCGACCGGCTGGCCGAGCGATCCCGCGATCTGCCGGCGCTGGTGGAAAAGCAGCCCGGCGCTCGACGCGCAGATCGCGGCGCGCTTCGGCCCGCGCGTGCACCAGGCCCTGGACGATGGTTTGCCGTGCTGGGAGGCCAAACCGCTGGCCCGGCTGGCCTTGGTGCTGCTGCTCGACCAGTTCACGCGCAATGTGTTCCGTGGCCAGGCCCGGGCCTTCGCGGGTGACGCGCGCGCCCAGGCGCTGAGCCTGGACGCGCTGGACCGCGGGCTGGACGCCACGCTGCCGCTCGCGGGCCGGCTGTTCCTGGCCATGCCGCTGATGCACGCGGAAGGCCTCGCAATGCAAGAACGCAGCGTGGCCTACTTTCAAGCCCTGGCCGAACAGGCACCACCCGCGCAACACCAGGCGGTGGCGCAAAGCGCCGCCTCCGCACGCGAACACCGCGACATCGTGGCGCGCTTCGGCCGTTTTCCGCACCGCAATGCGGTGCTGGGCCGCGAAGACACGCCCGAGGAGGCCGCGTTCCTGCGGCACGGCCCGCGTTTCGGGCAGTAG
- a CDS encoding AMP-binding protein produces MLTPLETLKLYPPHAGTLASLLQSRAAVAGARECLVFQGRSLRYAEVLKQVERTAGVLARQGVGAGDRVGVMSHNHPSSVFVLCALAWLGATMVPVNPDYGVEEARYVLEHAQVAGVVCSPHALPTVTAACQAWPVAPWLWLNTPAEGVDLPVLEALVAREDAPQPPPPSTEADATCVFIYTSGTTGFPKGVMHSQRSLVMAGEGFVARMFLQPDDRLLCVLPLFHVNAIFYSFGGALAAGATLLLEPRFSASRFWQVVHETGATEVNTIAAASAILMRRPRSEFVPGHRLRKIYGAPFDAETYGVYQQEFGVPTLIEGYGMSEVPGALNNPFPGPHKVGSMGRPSLHPDPALSLAELRIMGDDGGFLGPGEIGELVVRTPIVMQGYFRDEAQTRAAFRDGWFLTGDLAQMDADGYFWFVARKKDIIRKRGENISGAELDRVVGQHPAVLEAAAIPVPSELGEDDILVAVVLRPGQVAAPQDIAQWCRERLAAIKVPRYVAIVDALPHTPTHRVAKFKMREDGRLRARAVDLGA; encoded by the coding sequence ATGTTGACGCCGCTCGAGACGCTGAAGCTGTACCCGCCGCATGCCGGCACGCTCGCATCGCTGCTGCAAAGCCGTGCGGCCGTGGCCGGCGCGCGCGAATGCCTGGTGTTTCAGGGCCGTTCCTTGCGTTACGCCGAGGTGTTGAAGCAGGTCGAGCGCACGGCCGGCGTGCTGGCGCGCCAAGGCGTGGGCGCGGGCGACCGCGTCGGCGTGATGTCGCACAACCACCCGTCCAGCGTGTTCGTGTTGTGCGCGCTGGCCTGGCTCGGCGCGACCATGGTGCCGGTGAACCCTGACTATGGCGTGGAAGAGGCGCGTTATGTGCTCGAACACGCCCAGGTCGCCGGCGTCGTGTGTTCCCCGCACGCCCTGCCCACGGTAACGGCCGCGTGCCAGGCCTGGCCCGTTGCGCCTTGGCTTTGGCTCAATACGCCCGCCGAAGGCGTGGACCTGCCGGTGCTGGAGGCGCTGGTAGCCAGGGAGGACGCGCCGCAGCCACCGCCGCCGAGCACCGAGGCGGATGCCACCTGCGTGTTCATCTACACCTCGGGCACCACGGGCTTTCCGAAAGGCGTGATGCACAGCCAGCGCAGCCTGGTGATGGCGGGCGAAGGCTTCGTGGCGCGCATGTTCCTGCAGCCCGACGACCGGCTGTTGTGCGTGCTGCCGCTGTTCCATGTGAACGCCATCTTCTACTCCTTCGGCGGCGCGCTGGCCGCCGGGGCCACGCTGCTGCTGGAGCCACGGTTCTCGGCCTCGCGTTTCTGGCAGGTGGTGCACGAAACTGGGGCCACCGAGGTCAACACCATCGCCGCGGCCAGCGCTATCCTGATGCGCCGCCCGCGCAGCGAGTTCGTGCCGGGCCACCGGCTGCGCAAGATCTACGGCGCGCCGTTCGACGCCGAGACGTACGGCGTCTACCAGCAGGAATTCGGCGTGCCCACGCTGATCGAGGGCTACGGCATGTCCGAGGTGCCGGGTGCGTTGAACAACCCGTTTCCCGGGCCCCACAAGGTGGGCAGCATGGGCCGGCCCAGCCTGCACCCCGATCCGGCGCTGTCGCTGGCCGAGCTGCGCATCATGGGCGACGACGGCGGCTTCCTCGGGCCGGGCGAGATCGGCGAACTCGTGGTGCGCACGCCCATCGTGATGCAAGGCTACTTCCGTGACGAGGCCCAGACCCGCGCCGCGTTCCGCGACGGCTGGTTCCTGACGGGCGACCTGGCACAGATGGACGCGGACGGCTACTTCTGGTTCGTGGCACGCAAGAAGGACATCATCCGCAAGCGCGGCGAAAACATCTCCGGCGCCGAGCTCGACCGGGTGGTCGGCCAGCACCCGGCGGTGCTGGAGGCCGCGGCCATCCCCGTGCCCTCCGAACTCGGCGAAGACGACATCCTCGTGGCCGTGGTGCTGCGGCCCGGCCAGGTGGCCGCGCCGCAAGACATTGCGCAGTGGTGCCGCGAACGGCTGGCCGCCATCAAGGTGCCGCGTTACGTGGCCATCGTGGACGCGCTGCCGCACACGCCGACGCACCGCGTGGCCAAATTCAAGATGCGCGAGGACGGCCGGCTGCGCGCGCGCGCGGTGGACCTCGGCGCCTGA
- a CDS encoding citryl-CoA lyase, with protein MSQRTPLHTDIAWSTPEAIGVHGHDLCNDLLGEVNFGDMAFLEVTGRLPTPPQSRMFNAILVTLVEHGIVPSTLAARMTYAGAPEAMQAAVAAGLLGLGSVFVGSTEGSARMLAQAFAAPDDGPAAAAGADLPALAEAIVRTHRTQKKIIPGLGHPIHKPVDPRTVRLFAIAEQTGFHGRYVALMQAVAQAASAAFGKPMPINATGAIGALCCEMGLSSQVSHGLGVMARAVGLVGHVLEEARRPMAVELWHRAEDEATAHMRGRLHGQASPSREP; from the coding sequence ATGAGCCAACGTACCCCCCTGCACACCGACATCGCCTGGAGCACGCCCGAGGCCATCGGCGTGCACGGCCACGACCTTTGCAACGACCTCCTGGGCGAGGTCAACTTCGGTGACATGGCCTTCCTCGAGGTCACCGGCCGCCTGCCCACACCACCGCAGTCGCGCATGTTCAACGCGATCCTGGTGACGCTGGTGGAGCATGGCATCGTGCCGTCCACGCTGGCCGCGCGCATGACCTATGCCGGCGCGCCGGAAGCCATGCAGGCGGCCGTGGCCGCCGGCCTGCTCGGGCTGGGCAGTGTCTTTGTGGGGTCGACCGAGGGCTCGGCGCGCATGCTGGCCCAGGCCTTCGCTGCGCCCGACGACGGACCCGCGGCGGCGGCCGGGGCCGACCTGCCGGCGCTCGCCGAGGCCATCGTGCGCACGCACCGCACGCAGAAAAAAATCATCCCCGGCCTGGGCCATCCGATCCACAAGCCGGTGGACCCGCGCACGGTGCGCCTGTTCGCCATCGCCGAGCAGACCGGCTTCCACGGCCGCTACGTGGCCCTGATGCAGGCCGTAGCGCAGGCGGCCAGCGCCGCCTTCGGCAAGCCGATGCCGATCAACGCCACCGGGGCCATCGGTGCCCTGTGCTGCGAGATGGGCCTGTCTTCGCAGGTGTCGCATGGCCTGGGCGTGATGGCCCGCGCCGTGGGCCTGGTCGGCCACGTGCTGGAAGAGGCGCGCCGGCCGATGGCGGTGGAGCTCTGGCACCGTGCGGAGGACGAGGCCACGGCCCACATGCGCGGCCGCCTGCATGGCCAGGCCAGCCCGTCGCGGGAGCCTTGA
- a CDS encoding Bug family tripartite tricarboxylate transporter substrate binding protein, which produces MQISRRHWLARLAAAAALSVPGLALAQAYPNKPIRILVPYAAGGPADVMVRAIAQKLGDSWGQPFIVDNRPGANEIIAADLLAKSAPDGYNFLVASDGTFSLNQALYPKIPYDPVRDFEPVAKLAIGNLMLVTRPDFPASNVKEFVDYVKQNPGKLNYGSIGAGGVNHLASAWFNNIHGLQMEHVAFKGLPAAVQELMAGRIDAMFAVTGGVAPFIESNKVKALAVSGKNRQPAAPNVPTFAEVGYPNFDASYYFGVVAPKGTPAEITERFARDMSKVVNTQEFKTKYLQPLGFEAVGDTPAQFAAFLKGDRELGAQKVKISGAKLD; this is translated from the coding sequence ATGCAGATTTCCCGTCGTCACTGGCTGGCTAGGCTGGCCGCCGCAGCCGCCCTTTCCGTACCAGGCCTGGCGCTGGCACAGGCTTACCCGAACAAGCCGATCCGGATCCTTGTGCCGTACGCAGCCGGCGGCCCCGCCGACGTGATGGTGCGCGCCATCGCCCAGAAGCTGGGCGACAGCTGGGGCCAGCCCTTCATCGTGGACAACCGCCCCGGTGCGAACGAAATCATCGCTGCCGACCTGCTGGCCAAGAGCGCGCCCGACGGCTACAACTTCCTGGTGGCGTCCGACGGCACGTTCAGCCTGAACCAGGCGCTCTATCCGAAAATCCCGTACGACCCCGTGCGTGACTTCGAGCCGGTGGCCAAACTCGCCATCGGCAACCTGATGCTGGTCACGCGCCCCGATTTCCCGGCCAGCAACGTCAAGGAATTCGTGGACTACGTGAAGCAGAACCCGGGCAAGCTGAATTACGGCTCCATCGGGGCGGGCGGCGTGAATCACCTGGCCTCGGCCTGGTTCAACAACATCCATGGGCTGCAGATGGAACACGTGGCCTTCAAGGGCTTGCCGGCCGCGGTACAGGAACTCATGGCCGGCCGCATCGATGCGATGTTCGCTGTCACCGGCGGCGTGGCGCCCTTCATCGAATCGAACAAGGTGAAGGCGCTGGCGGTGTCGGGCAAGAACCGGCAGCCTGCGGCGCCGAACGTGCCGACCTTTGCCGAAGTGGGTTACCCCAACTTCGATGCCTCCTACTACTTCGGCGTGGTGGCGCCAAAGGGCACACCGGCCGAGATCACGGAGCGGTTCGCCCGCGACATGAGCAAGGTGGTCAACACGCAGGAGTTCAAGACCAAGTACCTGCAGCCACTGGGCTTCGAAGCGGTCGGCGACACCCCCGCGCAATTCGCCGCGTTCCTCAAGGGCGACCGCGAACTCGGCGCGCAGAAAGTCAAGATCTCCGGCGCGAAACTGGATTGA
- a CDS encoding IclR family transcriptional regulator translates to MPSSKDHATVAPASPSGSTSIDHATGAQTVDRACELLRAVARGGAQGVRMLDLCAHTGLSRPTAHRILRSLQTAGLVQQLADNRRYALGSGMFELGLAAPNPIAQFPQVRSTIEALAASTNDTVYLMLRSYDDVVCTWRAQGAFPIKPNVVPLGERRPVAASMAGLALLAALPESDAEALMQNNRPDLARYCRMSFEDVQRNVHEARRQGYSTGANAVIDGITAVGMAVPASHGRPFLAMSVSAISYRIPPERVPELVRLLRRTAERIADITGCNQAT, encoded by the coding sequence ATGCCCTCTTCAAAAGACCACGCCACTGTCGCGCCTGCCTCCCCGTCAGGCAGCACCTCCATTGACCACGCCACCGGTGCGCAAACCGTCGACCGCGCCTGCGAGTTGCTGCGCGCCGTGGCACGCGGCGGCGCCCAGGGCGTCCGCATGCTGGACTTATGCGCACACACCGGTCTGAGCCGGCCGACGGCACACCGCATCCTGCGTTCGCTGCAAACGGCGGGACTGGTACAGCAGTTGGCCGACAACCGGCGCTATGCACTGGGCAGCGGCATGTTCGAACTCGGACTGGCCGCGCCGAATCCGATCGCCCAGTTTCCTCAGGTGCGCAGCACCATCGAGGCGCTGGCCGCCAGCACCAACGACACCGTCTACCTCATGCTGCGCAGCTACGACGATGTCGTCTGCACCTGGCGTGCGCAAGGTGCATTTCCGATCAAACCGAATGTGGTGCCACTCGGCGAGCGTCGACCCGTCGCGGCCAGCATGGCCGGCCTGGCTTTGCTGGCCGCACTGCCCGAATCCGATGCCGAGGCGCTGATGCAGAACAACCGGCCCGATCTGGCGCGGTACTGCCGCATGTCCTTCGAGGACGTGCAGCGCAACGTGCACGAAGCGCGCCGCCAGGGCTATTCGACCGGGGCCAACGCGGTGATCGATGGCATCACCGCGGTCGGCATGGCCGTGCCCGCCAGCCACGGCCGACCGTTTCTGGCCATGAGCGTTTCGGCGATTTCTTACCGCATCCCGCCCGAACGTGTGCCGGAACTGGTCAGGCTGCTGCGACGAACGGCGGAACGCATTGCCGACATCACCGGTTGCAACCAGGCCACCTGA
- a CDS encoding LysR substrate-binding domain-containing protein codes for MKRKIPSTQALACFEAAARHESYSRAAQELAVTQGAVSRQIASLEGFLGVVLFRRTRHGVALTDSGVDYARQVGRRLDALELDTLNVMSRQGAGGAVALAAVATFATRWLIPRLADLARHHPEIVVHIETRTRPFLFADSLFDAALYAGTPEQVANWPGTRAVPLIGEEVVPVCSPTLLAGQAELAPQAIAELPLLQQSTRPDGWRQWFEAAGVAAQQPLRGPRYELFSMTATAATHGLGVALIPRILIEDELLRGDLVVACDRPLRSGRAYYLVAPLVRDAPPALAAFEDWLVARAAAAS; via the coding sequence TTGAAACGAAAAATCCCTTCCACGCAGGCGCTTGCCTGCTTCGAGGCGGCCGCTCGGCATGAGAGCTACAGCCGGGCCGCGCAGGAATTGGCGGTGACGCAGGGCGCCGTCTCGCGTCAGATCGCCTCGCTCGAGGGTTTCCTCGGTGTCGTGCTGTTCCGCCGCACCCGCCATGGCGTAGCTCTCACCGACAGCGGCGTCGACTATGCGCGCCAGGTGGGCCGCCGGCTCGATGCGCTCGAATTGGACACCCTCAACGTCATGTCGCGCCAGGGCGCCGGCGGGGCGGTCGCGCTGGCCGCTGTCGCCACTTTCGCGACCCGTTGGCTGATTCCCCGGCTGGCCGACCTGGCGCGGCACCATCCCGAGATCGTGGTGCACATCGAAACACGCACCCGTCCTTTCCTGTTCGCCGACAGCCTGTTCGATGCCGCGCTCTACGCTGGCACGCCGGAGCAAGTGGCCAACTGGCCCGGCACGCGGGCCGTGCCACTCATTGGCGAGGAAGTCGTGCCCGTGTGCAGCCCGACCCTGCTCGCCGGACAGGCCGAGCTTGCACCGCAAGCCATTGCCGAACTGCCGTTGCTGCAGCAGAGCACGCGTCCCGATGGTTGGCGCCAATGGTTCGAGGCCGCAGGCGTGGCCGCCCAGCAGCCGCTGCGCGGGCCGCGTTATGAGTTGTTTTCCATGACTGCGACGGCCGCCACCCACGGACTTGGCGTCGCGCTGATCCCACGCATCCTCATCGAGGACGAATTGCTTCGCGGTGACCTGGTGGTGGCCTGCGACCGGCCGCTGCGCAGCGGCCGTGCCTATTACCTCGTGGCGCCGCTGGTGCGTGACGCTCCGCCTGCCCTGGCGGCGTTCGAGGATTGGCTGGTCGCACGTGCGGCGGCGGCCAGTTAG
- a CDS encoding acyl-CoA dehydrogenase, translating into MANARFHWEDPFLLDQQLTDDERMVRDAANAYCQDKLAPRVLEAFRHERTDPAIFREMGELGLLGPTIPEQYGGPGLNYVAYGLIAREVERVDSGYRSMASVQSSLVMVPINEFGTEAQKQKFLPKLATGEWIGCFGLTEPDHGSDPGSMATRAYKTDGGYKLKGSKMWISNSPIADVFVVWAKEVDKAGNVGPIRGFVLEKGMKGLSAPAIHGKVGLRASITGEIVMEDVFCPEENAFPDIQGLKGPFTCLNSARYGIAWGALGAAEACWHTARQYTMDRKQFGKPLAANQLIQKKLADMQTEIALGLQGCLRLGRMKDEGTAAVETTSLIKRNSCGKALDIARLARDMLGGNGISDEFGVARHLVNLEVVNTYEGTHDIHALILGRAQTGLAAF; encoded by the coding sequence ATGGCCAACGCCCGCTTCCACTGGGAAGACCCCTTCCTGCTCGACCAACAGCTCACCGACGACGAACGCATGGTGCGTGACGCGGCCAACGCCTATTGCCAGGACAAGCTCGCGCCGCGTGTGCTGGAGGCCTTCCGCCACGAGCGCACCGACCCGGCCATCTTCCGGGAGATGGGCGAACTCGGCCTGCTCGGCCCCACCATCCCCGAGCAATACGGCGGCCCTGGCCTGAACTACGTCGCGTACGGCCTGATCGCACGCGAAGTGGAGCGCGTGGACTCAGGCTACCGTTCGATGGCCAGCGTGCAGAGTTCGCTGGTGATGGTGCCGATCAACGAGTTCGGCACCGAGGCGCAGAAGCAGAAGTTCCTGCCCAAGCTTGCCACCGGCGAATGGATCGGCTGCTTCGGCCTGACCGAACCCGACCACGGCTCCGACCCCGGCTCGATGGCCACGCGCGCCTACAAGACGGATGGCGGCTACAAGCTCAAGGGCAGCAAGATGTGGATCTCCAACAGCCCGATCGCCGACGTGTTCGTGGTGTGGGCGAAGGAAGTCGACAAGGCCGGCAACGTCGGCCCCATCCGTGGCTTCGTGCTGGAAAAGGGCATGAAGGGCCTGAGCGCGCCGGCGATCCACGGCAAGGTGGGCCTGCGCGCTTCGATTACCGGCGAGATCGTGATGGAAGACGTGTTCTGCCCCGAGGAAAACGCGTTCCCGGACATCCAGGGGCTGAAGGGGCCCTTCACCTGCCTCAATTCGGCACGGTACGGCATCGCCTGGGGCGCGCTTGGCGCCGCCGAGGCCTGCTGGCACACCGCGCGGCAGTACACCATGGACCGCAAGCAGTTCGGCAAGCCGCTGGCCGCAAACCAGTTGATCCAGAAGAAACTGGCCGACATGCAGACGGAGATCGCGCTGGGCCTGCAAGGCTGCCTGCGCCTGGGCCGCATGAAGGACGAAGGCACGGCGGCGGTGGAAACCACCTCGCTGATCAAGCGCAATTCTTGCGGCAAGGCTTTGGACATCGCCCGCCTGGCGCGCGACATGCTGGGCGGCAATGGCATCAGCGACGAGTTCGGCGTGGCCCGGCATCTGGTCAACCTGGAAGTCGTCAACACGTACGAAGGCACGCACGACATCCACGCGCTGATCCTCGGGCGGGCGCAGACGGGACTCGCGGCGTTTTGA
- a CDS encoding CaiB/BaiF CoA transferase family protein: protein MTTDTPAGALAGLKVLDLSRVLAGPWCTQVLADLGADVVKVERPGSGDDTRHWGPPFLKDVEGKDTDQATYFTTCNRNKRSVTIDMAKPEGQALIRQMALQSDILVENFKVGGLQQYGLDYESLKAINPRLIYCSITGFGQDGPYAERAGYDLLIQASSGMMSITGRADNEPGGGGVRVGVALTDLFAGVYASTAILAAVQARHRTGLGQRVDMALLDVGMAILANQAAGFLNTGDVPQRQGNSHPSLAPYQDFPTADGAMLLAIGNDGQFARFCQAVDRAEWATDPRFATNTQRVLHRQILIPAMEAVTRTRSTADWVKLFEDKAVPCGPINNLAQAFDDPQVRARGLRVDLTRDAGDGVTSIASVASPLRLSEAPAVLRYAPPALGQHTNEVLREIGLDAAAIEALKNAGVV, encoded by the coding sequence ATGACCACTGACACTCCTGCCGGCGCCCTCGCCGGCCTCAAGGTTCTCGATCTTTCGCGCGTGCTCGCCGGACCCTGGTGTACCCAGGTGCTCGCCGACCTCGGGGCCGACGTGGTCAAGGTCGAACGACCGGGCAGCGGCGACGACACCCGGCACTGGGGCCCGCCCTTCCTGAAGGATGTCGAAGGCAAAGACACCGACCAGGCCACCTACTTCACGACCTGCAACCGCAACAAGCGCTCGGTCACCATCGACATGGCCAAGCCGGAAGGTCAGGCCCTGATCCGGCAGATGGCGTTACAAAGCGACATCCTGGTGGAAAACTTCAAGGTGGGCGGCCTCCAGCAATATGGGCTGGACTACGAGAGTCTGAAGGCCATCAACCCGCGGCTGATCTACTGCTCGATCACCGGTTTCGGACAGGACGGTCCGTATGCCGAACGCGCCGGCTACGACCTGCTGATCCAGGCCTCCAGCGGCATGATGAGCATCACGGGCCGGGCCGACAACGAGCCCGGCGGTGGTGGCGTGCGTGTGGGTGTGGCACTCACCGACCTGTTCGCCGGCGTCTACGCGTCGACCGCCATCCTCGCAGCGGTCCAGGCAAGGCATCGCACCGGCCTGGGCCAACGGGTGGACATGGCCCTGCTTGACGTGGGCATGGCCATCCTGGCCAATCAGGCAGCGGGGTTTCTCAATACGGGAGATGTGCCGCAGCGCCAGGGCAACAGCCATCCGAGTCTGGCGCCGTACCAGGACTTCCCTACCGCCGACGGTGCGATGCTGCTGGCCATCGGCAACGACGGCCAGTTCGCGCGCTTTTGCCAGGCCGTGGATCGGGCCGAATGGGCGACGGACCCGCGTTTCGCGACCAACACCCAGCGCGTCCTGCACCGCCAGATCCTGATCCCAGCCATGGAGGCCGTGACACGGACCCGCAGCACGGCGGATTGGGTGAAGCTGTTCGAAGACAAAGCCGTGCCCTGCGGCCCGATCAATAATTTGGCCCAGGCTTTCGACGATCCGCAGGTACGTGCCCGCGGCCTGCGGGTGGACTTGACCCGGGACGCCGGCGACGGCGTCACCAGCATCGCCAGCGTGGCAAGCCCCCTGCGGCTCAGCGAAGCGCCGGCCGTGCTGCGTTATGCACCGCCAGCTCTCGGGCAGCACACGAACGAAGTGCTGCGCGAGATTGGCCTCGACGCCGCTGCCATCGAGGCCTTGAAGAACGCCGGCGTGGTCTGA